From a single Streptomyces aurantiacus genomic region:
- a CDS encoding peptidase inhibitor family I36 protein has product MNKATKRILAIAAGVILPVGGLAGTATASSASDSVKSTAYVSTAAPAGEKAITAAPPGCTATNVCFWNGTNYSDGPGRLSGSNPNWTAFSHSSCPTGTWNDCASSVYNNGTSCSAVLWTTANYGGSRLTLGRGSGQTALSSTMNNAISSNNWSC; this is encoded by the coding sequence TTGAACAAGGCGACCAAGCGGATTCTGGCCATCGCGGCGGGAGTGATTCTGCCGGTGGGCGGACTGGCGGGCACGGCCACGGCCAGTTCGGCGAGCGATTCGGTCAAAAGCACCGCTTACGTCTCGACCGCGGCACCGGCCGGCGAGAAGGCGATCACCGCGGCACCGCCCGGATGCACGGCGACGAACGTGTGCTTCTGGAACGGCACCAACTACTCGGACGGTCCGGGAAGACTGTCCGGGTCGAACCCGAACTGGACCGCGTTCTCGCACTCCAGCTGTCCGACCGGCACCTGGAACGACTGCGCCTCCTCGGTCTACAACAACGGGACCAGCTGTAGCGCCGTTCTGTGGACCACCGCGAACTACGGCGGGTCCAGGCTCACGCTCGGCCGCGGTTCGGGCCAGACGGCTCTGAGCTCCACGATGAACAACGCCATATCGTCCAACAACTGGAGCTGCTGA
- a CDS encoding peptidase inhibitor family I36 protein, with the protein MIAVVAGALVSLGGPATGSAAADTEAVAPPGCPAGYLCFWTGPNFTGVQGRLAERTWIPNWSALSGADCPAGNWSNCAQSFYNNAVVCTAELWSAPNYSGSKVSLSRGSALVNPPITLRVSSSSWRC; encoded by the coding sequence TTGATCGCTGTCGTGGCAGGGGCGCTCGTTTCGCTGGGCGGCCCGGCGACCGGGTCGGCAGCGGCCGACACCGAAGCCGTGGCGCCGCCGGGCTGCCCGGCGGGGTACCTCTGTTTCTGGACGGGGCCCAACTTCACCGGCGTCCAGGGCCGGCTAGCGGAGCGGACCTGGATCCCGAACTGGTCCGCGCTGTCCGGCGCGGACTGTCCTGCCGGAAACTGGTCGAATTGTGCGCAGTCCTTCTACAACAACGCGGTCGTCTGCACGGCGGAACTGTGGTCCGCGCCGAACTACTCCGGATCCAAGGTCTCCCTGTCCCGAGGGTCGGCACTCGTGAATCCGCCGATCACGCTGCGCGTCTCCTCCAGCAGTTGGCGCTGCTGA
- a CDS encoding transposase family protein: protein MSVLAGARSLTAITEWIGDVPAWACRVLGFPTDPLSGTVSVPHPHTLRRLLVQLDGDALDRAIGAFLTARTTPACPGLRAIAVDGKALRGSRTATTPYVTLLAAMDHTGHVLAQRQVADKSNE from the coding sequence GTGAGTGTGCTGGCCGGTGCCCGGTCGCTCACCGCGATCACGGAATGGATCGGCGACGTCCCTGCGTGGGCCTGCCGGGTTCTCGGTTTCCCCACCGACCCGCTCTCCGGCACCGTGTCCGTCCCGCACCCTCACACCCTGCGCCGTCTACTCGTCCAGCTGGACGGCGACGCCCTGGACCGGGCGATCGGCGCCTTCCTCACCGCACGCACCACCCCGGCCTGCCCCGGACTGCGGGCGATCGCTGTCGACGGCAAGGCCCTGCGCGGCTCACGCACCGCCACCACCCCGTACGTCACCCTTCTCGCCGCGATGGACCACACCGGTCACGTCCTGGCCCAGCGCCAGGTCGCCGACAAGAGCAACGAGTGA
- a CDS encoding helix-turn-helix domain-containing protein: protein MTLEQIDPQDLMTYDEAALMMGVRPGTIRQWVHRGLLTPVDLGDRGPKLLHFEDISNAGLAARTRAPRNAFRKAA from the coding sequence GTGACGCTGGAGCAGATCGACCCCCAGGACCTCATGACCTACGACGAAGCCGCCCTGATGATGGGCGTCAGGCCCGGCACCATCCGTCAGTGGGTCCACCGGGGCCTCCTGACGCCGGTGGACCTCGGAGACCGGGGCCCGAAGCTCCTCCACTTCGAGGACATCTCCAACGCCGGTCTGGCCGCCAGGACCCGGGCACCCCGGAATGCCTTTCGGAAGGCCGCCTGA